Within the Alteromonas sp. M12 genome, the region CATCGTCTTATTACCTTCAAAAAACTGTTTTTTGGGACGATTAACGCAGCAAGTGTTTACCCTCGAGTCATTGTTCAACAAGCCTTAGAGTGTAATGCAGCGGCAATTATATTAAGTCACAACCACCCGTCGGGCATCGCAGAGCCTAGTCAAGCAGATCAACATATTACTCAACGTATCAAACACGCCTTAGAGTTGATTGATGTCACTGTACTGGATCATATTATTGTCGGCGATGGTGACTGCGTGTCTTTTGCTGAACGGGGATTGGTATAAGGCAATCAGATGCATAAAATCAATTAAAAAGGCATATGAATGAAAGTATTGGTAAAGGAATAATTCATCATAGGTGTAAATTCATGTAAAACACAGGATAGTATAATGACTTACCCCAATACCCTTATTTTTGTTGATCTCAGCGCTGATGATCCCGCTGCTGCTGGTGAGTTTTACGCCGAGGTGTTTGGTTGGGAAAATGACCCTCGTCCAATGGGGGTTTATCATCGCATGGTTCCCGGTGGTGTTATGCACGACAGTGAAGGCAATGAAACCACGATTGGAAACTTTCACCTTGGCATACATAAAGCTGAAAATGCCCGTCCTCATCCCAGTCCTGATGGCGTTGAGCCCCGCTCTATATCCACCGAAGGGCGTAAGCCTAGGGTTTGGATTTTAGTCAGTGATGATGACAATATTGACGATATTTTAGCCCGTGCAGAGTCTCGAGGTGCAAGTATTTTATGGAAGGATCATTTTTGGGCTGAATTTAATGGTATTAACGCAGCCTTTCAAGATCCTTGGGGTAATGAAATTATATTGTGGGTAAAAGGTGGTGATGCACCTCAGATACCTGCTCATTTTACCCAAGAATAACTGTGATAGGGGGCTTTAGCCCCTGAAATCCGTTTAAGTTCCACTGGCATAAATACCAGTCTACAGGTGTTGTGTCGCAGGGGCTCTAGTCCCTGAAATCCATTTAATTTCCACTGACATAAATGCCAGTCTACAGGTGTTGTGTAGCAGGGGTTCTAGCCCCTGAAATCCATTTAATCTCCACTGGCATAAATACCAGACTACAGATGTTGTGTAGCAGGGGCTCTAGCCCCTGAAATCCATTTAATTTCCACTGGCATAAATACCAGACTACAGGTGTTGTGTAGCAGGGGCTTTAGCCCCTGAAATCCATTTAATTTCCACTGGCATAAATATCAGTCTACAGGTGTTGTGTAGCAGGGGCTCTAGTCCCTGAAATCCATTTAATTTCCACTGGCATAAATGCCAGTCTACAGGTATTGTGTAGCTGGGGCTCTAGTCCCTGAAATCCGTTTAATTTGCACTGGCATAAATACCAGTCTACAGGTCACCTACTGAAATCGGTTTTTCACCTTTGACCCATAATCGATGTGCCATACGTTGATATTTTTTATCATCGTAAACGGTGCCTGTATGCAATGTGCAGCGGTTGTCCCACATTAACACGTCGCCTTTCTGCCACTTGTGGGCATACACATACTTAGGTTGGGTAATGTATTCAACTAGCTCATCGACCAAAGCCATGGCTTCGTCATCTTCCATGCCTAGAATATGCTTTACCGTACCTGTACTAACCCACAATGCCTTACGGCCATCGGCGGGGTGGACGCGGATCATTGGATGAATGACATCAGGGTTTTCGCGACGCAATTCATCGGTAATTTCATAGCTATTGAATTCACGATTTTGAATAAAATGCACCAATGAATGATGAATTTTTAACGGATCTAATCGTGCTTTTTGCTCTTCTGGTAAATCTTCATAGGCAGCCACTTGGTCAGCTAACAGGGTGTCGCCCCCTTCATCAGGAACGGTAACCGCGTAGAGCATAGTGCACATTACCGGTTCTTCTTTGTAAGAATAATCAGTGTGCCAGCCTAAACCGTCGTTATGTGCGCCAATGGGTTCACCGTTTTCATCAAGCATATTAGAAATTTTAAAAATATGCGGATAGTTAGGTAAACAAAATTTGGTTTGGGTATGTAATTCTGGTTTACCAAATGCGTTGATGAACCGCATTAAGTCATCTGGTTCCATTGTTTGATTGCGTAATAAAATTGCGCCATGTTGATGAAACGCCGCGACTACTTTGGTCAAGGTTTCTTGGTCTGCTGATTGTAAGTCTACATCGACTATTTGCGCACCAAAGTCGCCCTTTAAATGCTCTATGGTTAATTCTTCTGACGTTTTAGCTAATGACTTATTCATAATTTGGCTCACTCATTTTAAGATTCACGTTTGCCACACACCGACAAAGCAGTTAATGCATAAATTAATGCACTGTCTACTAAATCTTGTGGAGTGGCGCGCCATCTGGGCATACCGGAAGTTACGGCCGGAATCCGCTGCATATTAAATACATTGTGGTCACGCCACATGCTTGAATAAGCGGGATGGGCAAGTTCAATTGGTTCATTTTTGGTTGCCTTAGTGGCGTCGCACAGCGACTTGACTAATGGCGCTACGGCTTGCGCATCTGCCTCGAAACCATTTCTAACAACCATTGGTTCTATGTCGTAATCATCAACATCTAAAGATGCCATTAGTTGCTTTAGTTGGTGGTATGGTTGCGCCGCTGTTTGTTGCGCAGTAAGGCCCACTTCGATATACACTGAGCAAACATCTGTACCGGCACCAAAGGTCAATGGCGAACCGGCTTTAATAGAATCAATTTGTACTTTAGGGACAGACACTCCACCTGTAGTCACATATTTATTTTCAGCTTCATATTGTTGTGACCAGCCATGTAAGGCATCAATCACAGCGCCTAATTTGTATATCGGATTTGGATGTTTGTTCGTTTCTACAGGAGCTTCCAATATTGGTGTAAATACCCCCTCGCCGAACAACTGAATACGATACAACGCATAACCATTTCCTTGCCATGTAACGCCCCAGTCACAACCTTCAGCAGCGATGGCATAATCTGCTATTACGCCTCCATGATGAAATAGGTAGTGTGCACCTATATCTTTGCCCATATAGTCCACGCCCTGCCATTGTTCCATTGGCTCAGGACCAATTTCTCCCGGGCAAGCCGTTAAATATAACTTACCCGCTAATTCGAAACCGGCTTGTTTTAATGCTTTAGCGGCAATTAAAAAACAACTCATAGGGCCGCGATCATTACTAATAGGAAAGCCGTGAAATTTACCATCTTCCAACCAACACTTGTTCCATTCGGGATTATCTAAGGTTTTTTGTGAAAATTTATGTTGATTTATATGCGGGTCATCGCTGGGGCTTTCGGTATCAAGATGGGCGGTAAACAACAAATTTTTACCAACACCTTTACCGCCATATTCACCGATGATGTTTTGGCGCTCTGGTGTCGCGCCACATTGACGGGCTTTGAAACCATTTGTTTGTAACCAGTCAAACACAAATTTACCCGATTCTGCTTCATAGCCAGATTGGCTAGGAATATTACCAAGGGTTAGCGCCAGTTCAGTTATTTCTTGGATGTCGATGGCGGCTTTAATTGCTGCAACATCTTCATCTGTAACAGAGTAATTTACTTGTGTATCAGATGGGTACAGTGGGCTGGTCATGCTGCCTCCCAACGTTTAAGAATAGATTGGGTATCGCTTAGTAAAGCGAAGTTTATCGCCATCGCTCGCAGGCTAGCGTCGTGCAACTCTGGTTCGTATGCGCCGCAACCATCAGTCACAACAATTGCATGGTAATCATGGTGAAAAGCATCTCGAACGCTAGACTCAACACAACATTCAGTCGTAACGCCACAAAACACCAACGTATCTAACTGCTTTTGTGTTAACACCTCATCCAGTTGGGTATTAAAAAAAGCGCTATAACGTGTTTTATAAATTACCACATCACCGTCTTGAGGCTGAATACCATAAAAATCCATACCTGAGGTATCTGCACGGCAGATTGCGCTTTCTGCTTTAGCATCTCTGCCTTGTCTGGTCATCCATTCTTGCCAAGCAGGAGAGTCATCTTGTTCAGTGGTTTTTAAGCCAACAAAGATAACCGCGATACCCTTTGAACGAGCACTGGCAACTAGCTTTTGGATATTTTCAATAGCGGGTTGCAGCAAACTCATGTCCAGTCCAAACTGGCCTAAAAGGCCGTCTGGACTGGCGAAGT harbors:
- a CDS encoding VOC family protein; this translates as MTYPNTLIFVDLSADDPAAAGEFYAEVFGWENDPRPMGVYHRMVPGGVMHDSEGNETTIGNFHLGIHKAENARPHPSPDGVEPRSISTEGRKPRVWILVSDDDNIDDILARAESRGASILWKDHFWAEFNGINAAFQDPWGNEIILWVKGGDAPQIPAHFTQE
- a CDS encoding TauD/TfdA family dioxygenase, with the protein product MNKSLAKTSEELTIEHLKGDFGAQIVDVDLQSADQETLTKVVAAFHQHGAILLRNQTMEPDDLMRFINAFGKPELHTQTKFCLPNYPHIFKISNMLDENGEPIGAHNDGLGWHTDYSYKEEPVMCTMLYAVTVPDEGGDTLLADQVAAYEDLPEEQKARLDPLKIHHSLVHFIQNREFNSYEITDELRRENPDVIHPMIRVHPADGRKALWVSTGTVKHILGMEDDEAMALVDELVEYITQPKYVYAHKWQKGDVLMWDNRCTLHTGTVYDDKKYQRMAHRLWVKGEKPISVGDL
- a CDS encoding cysteine hydrolase; the protein is MADSDLTELQPDWIAPARTALCIVDVQNDFASPDGLLGQFGLDMSLLQPAIENIQKLVASARSKGIAVIFVGLKTTEQDDSPAWQEWMTRQGRDAKAESAICRADTSGMDFYGIQPQDGDVVIYKTRYSAFFNTQLDEVLTQKQLDTLVFCGVTTECCVESSVRDAFHHDYHAIVVTDGCGAYEPELHDASLRAMAINFALLSDTQSILKRWEAA